The DNA sequence ATAATGAAGACCTTGCCCCTACATGTATTAAGAACAGAACATGGACTATATACAGTTATATAGCACTCTGGATGGGAATGAGCTTCTGTGTCCCTACATATCTTATGGCAGCAGGTTTTATTGCTGCAGGTATGAGCTGGTCTCAAGCAACATTTACCGTACTGCTCGGAAATGCCATCATTTTGATCCCAATGCTTCTAAACGGACGCATCGGGGTTCGCTACGGCCTGTCCTTTCCTGTTTTCTGCAGAGCACCATTTGGAACTAAGGGAGCAAACATCCCGGCACTTGCTAGAGCTCTTGTGGCTTGTGGCTGGTTCGGAATTCAGACATGGATCGGTGGCGCGGCGTTAAATGCGCTTTTCGCGCTTGTTATCCCAGGCTGGGACTCTATTTCCTTTAATATATGGATTAGCTTCTTTTTCTTCTGGTTCCTTAATATCTTTATCGTCTATAGAGGGATGGATGCCGTCAAGAAATTTGAACACTTAACAGCTCCTTTACTTCTTGTCTTCGCTGTAGGACTTTTTGTCTGGGCGGTAACTCATGCCGGCGGATTCGGGCCAATTATGTCTCAGCCTTCCAAGTTTCACAGTCTCGGTGAATTCTTGCCTGTTTTCATTCCATCTCTAACAGGTTGTATCGGATTCTGGGCGACTCTTTCTCTTAATATTCCAGATTTTACCAGATTTGCAAAATCGCAGAAAGATCAAATAATCGGCCAGTCTATCGGACTGCCTTTCTCTATGACTTGTTTTGCACTGATAGCTATCCTGACCGCATCCG is a window from the Maridesulfovibrio zosterae DSM 11974 genome containing:
- a CDS encoding NCS1 family nucleobase:cation symporter-1, which gives rise to MSKKSPFDETMVELTRDCSDSPLYNEDLAPTCIKNRTWTIYSYIALWMGMSFCVPTYLMAAGFIAAGMSWSQATFTVLLGNAIILIPMLLNGRIGVRYGLSFPVFCRAPFGTKGANIPALARALVACGWFGIQTWIGGAALNALFALVIPGWDSISFNIWISFFFFWFLNIFIVYRGMDAVKKFEHLTAPLLLVFAVGLFVWAVTHAGGFGPIMSQPSKFHSLGEFLPVFIPSLTGCIGFWATLSLNIPDFTRFAKSQKDQIIGQSIGLPFSMTCFALIAILTASATVIIFGKAIWDPVEIVKQFDSPLLVIIGTLCVTLATLTTNIAANVVSPAYDFAHIAPKIIDFKRGALITGIIGIAMMPWKLLSDFGSYIFGWLVGYSALLGPICAIMLADYFIIRNREIDLDQMFVEDGIYSYGNGYNVKAFIAMGAGILMGLIGLVVPSLSFLYNYAWFVGFFTSGVSYVALMKQERRVAEAY